The nucleotide window CTTCTACATCAAAGCGCCAGTCTTTCCCTTCTCCCGCTTCCCCGGAGTGGATCCGGTGCTCGGTCCGGAGATGCGTTCCACCGGAGAAGTGATGGGCGTGGCCTCGACCTTCGGCAGCGCATTTCTCAAAGCGCAGTACGGGGCGGGCAACCGATTGCCGCGCACGGGCACGGTCTTCATCAGCGTCAATGACAACGATAAACGGAACGTCATCCCCATCGCCCGCCGATTGAAGGAGCTGGGATTTGAGATCATCTCCACGCGAGGAACACGCGAAGCGCTCCAGCGCGTTGGCATCCCCTCGCGCCACGTGTATAAGGTCAACGAGGGACGTCCGAACGTGGTGGACCTCATCAAGAGTCGGCAGATCTCCCTGGTGATCAATACGCCACTCGGACGCGATTCCTTCTATGACGAGAAATCCATTCGCCGGGCCGCCGTTCACTATCGCGTTCCCTGCATCACTACCTTGACGGGAGCGCGCGCGGTCGTCGAAGCCATCGAGGCGCTACAAAAAGAGCATCTGGAAATCGGATCGCTCCAGGAATACCATGCCGGGTCGAATGCGCGATTGTCCTGAAACCGTCGCTGCTGGTTGACAGCAGGGCGGGGAAGTCAACAAACTTTCAGAAGAGTGACCGGATGAGTGAGAGCTATGAGTGAGAAAGACATCGTCTTGATCTTTGGCAAGGATACCTGACCGTACACCACGGCCGCCCGTGAGGAGTACGGCAGACGAGGCATCGCCTTCAAGTATTTCAACGTGCATGAGGACGAAGAGGCGCTGCGACAGATGCTGACTTATTCGGGCGGACGGCGCAGCGTACCGGTGATCGTCGAAGGGGAGCGCGTCACCATCGGCTACGGCGGCACCTGAGGTGTGTGACCGAGCTGATCGGTTCGATCAGCGGAGATCAGATGCGCTGGTGGGTGCCCGGGACGACGGGGTCCCTCCTTGCGCCCGGTGACCTGACGCGGGCACGAGCAGATCGTGTCCAGCGGCGACGACGCCAAACCGTGTCTCAAAGGATCGTCCGGAACGCCCAGCAACTTCGCCGGAATACATCAGAGCGGAGGCGAATGAGGTCTGGTGACTTCCCCGGGCTTCAAACCCGGCGGGCGACGGCGAAAGTCGGCGCTGGTGGGTTCGATTCCCACACGCCTCCGCCAGGGCCAAAGTCCTGACTCGGCGAAAACCGCATCCCCGGTAATTCGGACATCCCCGTCAGGGCCATTACCCCCGCAGCGAACGCTTCTCGCGTGCTTTCAGCCCGCCGGATGCGGGCGCTCCCGGAGTGCAGGAGGTTGAAAATCGCTACAGGGGAAAGGACGGATGTCGAGTCTTGGTCAAAGGACCGGGTGATCATGGCTTTCTCTGTGAACCCGGAGCGGAGTTCGCGTGGGGACTAAATGTCCCGTTGGGGCACTAGGAGGCGGCGATCCCGATCCGTGAAAGGGTGGGTGTGCCATCGGTTGAGATCCCTGGAGGCGGCGCTCGGATTCGAACCGAGGTATCGAGGTTTTGCAGACCTCCGCCTTACCACTTGGCTACGCCGCCTTTTCAACCATCCGATCTCATGACGATCCGGCAAAAATTATAATCGGCGAAGGCCAGCATTTTCAATCGCCCCGTCTCTTCAGGGGCGATCCGTCAGGACCCAAGTTCCGACTGTCTGCCTTCGCCGATTTGCAAAAGATCCTATAAGACCGTGGAGCGGGAGACGGGATTTGAACCCGCGACTTCAACCTTGGCAAGGTTGCACTCTACCGCTGAGTTACTCCCGCTCACAATATCCGCTCTCAATTCTATTCGCGACTCCGGTTTTGTCAAGCGGATTCATTGAACGGCGGCGCGGGCCATCTCCTCAGCCGGGATATCGAAGTTCGCCGAGACTCGTTGTACGTCGTCGTGGTCTTCCAGAGCATCCATCAGCTTGAGCATGGCCGTGGCGTCTTTCCCTTCCAGGCGAACGTAGGATTGGGGCATCATGGTGATCTGCGCCGTGGTCAGAGGAACCGATGCCCGCTTGAGCGTCTCCACGATCGTGTCGAAATCTTCCACCGAAGTGATGATCTCATAGTTCCCTTCGTCATCCGTTCGCACGTCTTCAGCGCCGGCGTCCAGCGCGAGCGTGAAGATCTCATCCTCCGAGAGGGAACCCCGAGGGACGAGAATATAGCCTTTCTTGTGAAACATCCAGGAGACGCAACCGCTTTCGCCGAGATTCCCCCCGTGCCGGGAGAAGATGTGGCGCAGTTCCGAAACGGTGCGATTGCGGTTGCTCGTGAGCGTTTCGACCAGGACGGCGACGCCTCCCGGGCCATATCCTTCGTAGATGACCTCCTCGTACTGCTCCCCGGCGATCTTGCCCGTGCCACGATCTATGGCGCGCTGGATCGTGTCCTGTGGCATGTTATTGGCTTTGGCCTCGGAGATCGCTTTCCGCAGCCGGGGGTTCGCTTCGGGATCGCCGCCGCCCATCCGAGCCGCTACGCTGATTTCCCGAATCAATTTGCTGAAAAGCTTGCCCCGCTTTGCATCAGCCGCCAACTTCTTGTGCTTGATCTGATGCCATTTTGAATGTCCCGACATTGTGCATCCACCCTTCGATGAAATATAAACAGGCCGATTTTCGGCATTGTTCCTGCGACCGCCTTAATGCTACCACGTCGCCTGCGTCGGAGGCAATTTGATTTCGCCTGAGCTTGTGGTCCACCTTCGGAGGGAAGGCAATTCCTCCCTTCGCCTCGCCCTCTTATCCGGATGGCCGCGCGGGTGCCGAATGACGTAAAATAGCCGGGCATGCAGCGATGTCAT belongs to Blastocatellia bacterium and includes:
- a CDS encoding YebC/PmpR family DNA-binding transcriptional regulator → MSGHSKWHQIKHKKLAADAKRGKLFSKLIREISVAARMGGGDPEANPRLRKAISEAKANNMPQDTIQRAIDRGTGKIAGEQYEEVIYEGYGPGGVAVLVETLTSNRNRTVSELRHIFSRHGGNLGESGCVSWMFHKKGYILVPRGSLSEDEIFTLALDAGAEDVRTDDEGNYEIITSVEDFDTIVETLKRASVPLTTAQITMMPQSYVRLEGKDATAMLKLMDALEDHDDVQRVSANFDIPAEEMARAAVQ
- a CDS encoding UXX-star (seleno)protein family 1, with the protein product MSEKDIVLIFGKDTUPYTTAAREEYGRRGIAFKYFNVHEDEEALRQMLTYSGGRRSVPVIVEGERVTIGYGGT